The Aneurinibacillus uraniidurans genome segment TTGAAAATAGCGGAAATGTAATCCGTAGCCTGGCTAAAGAGAAAAAATTATTGCCTGTTCATGATTTTACATTTCGGAATATTCCAGGTAATCTATCGCTTCATATGCAAGGGATACCGGGAGAGTTGGGCATGGATTGGCAAGTTAACGGAACCACGATTGCTGTTAATCAAACACCTTTTCGACATTACTATGACAAAGGGAGTATTTCCTATTATACGCAGCAGAAGAACCAATTACATTTTCAGGTGCGTGGTGGTACAATTGATACAGTCAAATAGAGATAAAGGAGTGTACACTGTATGACACGTAGCCTGCAATCAAGCTTATATGGAGAATTGGAATATAACGATCAAGACGTATACCATTTTGAAGACGGGGTTCCGGGCTTCCCGCATCTGCGTGAATTCCTGCTTATAACAGTTGAAGAGAGTCCGTTTACAGTTATGCATGCTATAAACGAAGATACGTCTTTCTTTCTCATTAATCCATTTACCCGGTATGAAGGCTATGAGGTTCAGATTCCGAATGCGGCCAAAAAACAACTAAAGATTGAAAATCTCGAAGATGTAGCGCTCTATTCTATCGTAGTGCTTCGTGAACCATTAGAGGATTCAACGGCGAATCTTGCTGCACCTGTCATTTTAAATACGAAAGGAAAGCTAGGAGCTCAAGTGTCACTTGATGCCCCGCAGTTCTCCATCCGCACCCCTCTCTTTGAGAACATCCCTCAAGTGTCAGTGGGAAAGGAAGGAAAGTAGCATGCTTGTACTGCGTCGGAAAGTCGGCGAATCGATTATGATCGGCGAGGGGATCGAGATTAAGGTTATCGCAGTACAGGGTGATCAGGTCAAAATCGGCATTGAAGCGCCGCAAACCGTAAGTGTGTACCGCAAAGAGATTTACGAAGCGATCCAGACGGAGAACTTGCAGGCGAAAGAAGGAATGGAAAAAATCAATGTAGACCAGCTTAAGAAGCTAGGGCTTTCGATTGCGGCACAAAAAAATAAAAAATAATATAGAAAACTGTAAAGTCGTATTGATTCTTTCCGATATTAATAGTGAAGGGGCTACGGCACACTTCATAATCTATCATCTGCTGACAGGGACGTCGGCGGAGAACTTTCAAGGAGGAACTTATTATGATTATCAATCACAATCTTAACGCAATGAACGCTCAACGTCAGATGAGCATCAACATCGGTAGCGCGGGTAAAGACATCGAGAAACTGTCTTCCGGCTTACGCATCAACCGTGCTGGCGACGATGCTGCTGGTCTTTCCATCTCTGAAAAAATGCGCGCGCAAATCCGTGGTCTGAACCAAGCTTCCCGTAACTCTCAGGATGCGATCTCTCTTATCCAAACAGCTGAGGGTGCACTGAACGAGACACACAACATTCTGCAACGTATGCGTGAGCTGGCTGTTCAAGGTGCGAATGACACAAACGTAACGGCTGACCGCAGTGCGATCAAATCAGAGATTGATCAGCTTAATTCAGAAATCACACGTATTTCTCAAAAAACTCAATTCAACGAACAAAATCTTTTAACAGGCTCATTCGCTTCTAAAAATTTCCAAATTGGTCAAAACAAAGGTATTTCCATTACTTTGTCAATTGGAGATATGAGCGCTACGGCTTTGGGTGTAAATGCAGTAGCGGTAGATACTCACGCAAATGCAGCGGATGCAATTTCCACAATTAACAGTGCAATCAAGACAGTATCACAAGAGCGTTCTAAACTAGGTGCGAACCAAAATCGTCTTGAGCATACAATTTCGAACCTTGATAACGCATCAGAGAACCTCCAAGCTGCAGAATCTCGCGTTCGTGATACAGACATGGCAAAACAAATGATGTCATTCACGAAAAACAACGTGCTGACACAAGCGGCACAAGCGATGCTGGCACAAGCCAACCAAGCACCGCAAAACGTTCTTCAATTGTTACGTTAATCGACAACCCGATAGAAAGAAAAAGGTCGACAATAATGTCGGCCTTTTTTTATCGGATAAATAGAGGAAAGGGTGTAGTAAATGCTTGGCAAAAATCTAGAAATGTTGCAAAAACATTACCCTGATCTGCACCAGTCTGTAGTATCTTTCAAGAAAACGGGAAAGTGTGTAGAGGAAAAAAGTAAAAATGGTATGACCAATCTGCAGTATACAAGCGATGATGGAATAAAGATAATGCTTCATAGTCAGTATGACCCAGCTCGTGAAGCTAAGATGTGGGTGAATAACGTCATACTGGATAAAGAAGATTCCCTGGTGATTATCGGGTTAGGTTTAGGATACTATCTGCCTTATTTGCGAGAAAGATATTCAGAGAAGAAACTTATTATTATCGAACCGGATTTAGAAGTGTTTTACCATGCACTGAAGATTCAGGACCTATCTACTTATTTCGCAGATGATAATATCGTATTCTTAGTAGAGCATATTCCGTATATGATAGCTACGTCATTACAAGGATATGTACAATCACATAAAATTAAAGAATTTTACATAAGTGAATTGCCTATATATAGGCGAGTATACGGTGAGTATATAAAAAATGTATATAGAGACATTCAAGAGCAGATTCGTACCATAACGATTAATATGCATACAGAGATACTGTTTTCAAAACAATGGTTATCCAATCTATTTAAGAATCTCCCTTCCATGACCTCTTTCCCTTCCGTTAAGAAATTAGCAGGAAACTTCAAGGGAGTTCCTGCTGTTATTGTCGCTGCCGGACCATCGTTAGAAAAAAATATGCACATATTGAAGCAGATCTATGATAGAGCCCTTATTATTTCAGTAGGATCATCAGCGAATATTCTCGAAAGGAATGGGATTATACCTCATATTGTGATGGGGGTAGATGGTGGAGAAGGAGAAGCGAATATTTTTGAAAATTTGACCAATCATAGTCCGCTCTTTGTTTATGCAAATACGGTGCATCATCGAGCAATTGAATCATACAATGGGAAAAAAATGTGGCTGATTATGACGGTTGAGAAGGTAATGCCACAACTTGATAAACAACTAGATGGGGAAAATCCTGTCATACAGTCAGGACCATCAGTTGCGAACATAGCTCTTGCATTTGCAGACTATCTTCAATGCTCACCTATTATGTTAATTGGACAAGATTTAGCTTATACGAATACGAAGCTGTATGCTGATGGAGCTGTACATCAAGCAGATCCAGATCTTGTTGAAAAGTTCAAATCAAATTCTAGTTATGTAAAAATGAAGGGTATCAATGGAGAAGATATTTATACGAAGAAACCATTTCTTAGCATGAAAAAGTGGTTTGAAGATTATGTTACTATTTTTGAAAGAAATACGAATATCTATAATTGCACAGAAGGTGGATTGCCTATCAAAGGAATTCCAAATTATACATTTCAGCATTGCGTAGATGAATTTTGTACGAGGTTTTATCCAATCGAAGAAAAAATCAAGAAGGTATACGAAGAAGGGGAAGGTCTTAATAAAGAGAAAGTAAGTCATCTGATGGGGAGAATAAAAGAGGAGATCGAGGAGATTGTAATTCTCTCCGGGGAAAGACTAAAGAAACTCGAAAAAATAAAACCAGATGATCTGTGCTTTGACAAGGATTTTTCCGATATTATTAAAGTAGGCGAAAAAATAGAACAGACATTTACATATGACTCTATTATTGCACATTCAGTGAATTGGTATCTGAATTTCCAGACACGTCATGCATATGAACAGATGGAAAGAGAAAAGGCTCAATCCACGGAAGAAAAACGCAAATCACTTCTTGGAGATTTGTTAATACAGTATGCTTTTATTCATGACTATATCAAATTAGCGAAAGAAACTATAGAGGAGTGGGAGTAATCATGCAAGAACAACAAATAAATAAGATTGAAGTGTTGGAAACAGCACAAGAATATATGGTGAAGTTATGCCAAGGGATTGAAACAGCTGGGGAGTATCTAATGGCTGGCAATGAAGGAGAAGCGTTGAATTATGTGGTGCAAATTATTGAAGGATTACAATGGCTATTAGAGGTAATTGTACTAACCCAAGATGCACAAAAAGAGTCGATTGATATTACTGAAATGCTGGCATATTTCCACGAGGCAAGAGAAGCATTGGAAAATCAAGACTATATTCTGCTCTCAGACTTACTAAGCTATGAAGTGGCACCTATTCTTGAAGGTTGGCAGCAGAAAAATGCAATGAATTTGTGAGGGAAAGATGTTCTGGAAAAAAAACGTAACGCTTCTCAAAAGAAAGTCAGTAGCTTTATATCAGGAAGTTTGCCGTCATTCCATTGATGAAACAGTGTATCAAGTAATGGAAAGTAGCAACAAAGAGGCATATACCGTACAAATTAGGCAACAGAGATATGATCGAAAGCAGTATTTTTTTTTACATAGCAAATATCATCCATACAAAGAGGCTGTTGCATTTGCTGAGGGGAATTACAATGCACAGCCTGAAGAGCTAGTGCTTTATGGATTCGGCTTAGGATACCATGTAATAGAGGTCGGCAAGAGGCTACAAGGAAATCAACGATTATCTGTGTTTGACATCAATCTCGATATTTTTTGTCTGGCCATGCACTATGTGGATTTAGAATCAGTATTTATACATCCAAATATTATCTTATGTGTTTCGGAAGATGGACAAGAGGTGGCCGGCCAGTTACGTTCTGTACTGCATAATCAATCAAAGCTAATGTTACACATGCCTTCTGTGCGCGCGATGCCTGATCAATATGAAAAGTTACGCTTTGTCCTGGAAGATTGGAATATCCAGCAATCTGCCCGGTCCGATTATTTTGAGCTGATTCAGGCTAACTATCGGGAGAACCGAATGAATCAACACTCGAATGTGTCAAGTTTATTTGGTTCATTGCAGGGGAAGCCGATTGTGATCGTTTCAGCAGGACCATCACTAAATAAGAACGGTCATTTGTTGGCACAAGTCAAGGAGAAAGCATTTATATTTGCTGTCGGATCTGCTTTAAAACCTCTTTTACGTATGGGTGTGACTCCAGATATGTTCTGTATTATGGACCCGCAACAAATCACGTATAAACAAATAGAAGGCTATGAAAACCTAGATATTCCATTTGTTTATCTGGATAGTGTTCATCCATATACAGTAGAAAAATACCAAGGCCCTAAATATGTTGCATCTAGTGACATTTCCGATGTCCCTGATACACAGAAAGTCCAGTATGGCGGCTCGGTAGCGACGGCTGTTATGGATATGGCGATTCGATTTGGGGGCAATCCAATTGTATTTGTTGGGCAGGATTTGGCCTATACAAATAACGAACATCATGCGGATGGTAGCATGTATGGTGAAGAGAAATATATTGAGCCTGTTTCCACAATGAGGAAAGTGAAAGGGCAAAATGGAGAATGGCTTTATACGAGAATGGGATTGCTTAGTTTTAAACACTGGATTGAAAATAAAATTTCTGATCATCCTTCATTAACGTTTATTAATGCGACAGAAGGCGGGGCTCTTATTGAGGGGTGTGAGCATATCTCACTGCAAAATTTTATCTCATTATATTGTGATCGTTGATTCAGTAGAAAGAAGAGTAGGGAAGGATTGGGCATAGTGAACTCTTTTTTTACAGATAAAAAAGTACTGATTATCGGTGGGACGGGTACGATTGGGCAAAGTCTTTTGAAACGGCTTTTGCTGCAAAATCCGTCTGTTATACGAATTTTTAGCCGAGATGAGCATAAGCAGTTTGAATTGCAGCAGCAAATGAATGAGTTTCATAACATCCGTTATTTAATCGGAGATGTGCGTGATGCTGCTCGTCTAGAGCGTGCGATGCAGGGGATTGATTACGTATTTCATGTAGCAGCTATGAAGCATGTCCCTGCATGTGAATACAATCCATTTGAAGCGGTGCAGACGAATATTGTTGGTACGCAAAATGTCATTCAGGCTGCCCTAAACTCAGGAGTTAAAAGAGTTGTATTTACAAGCACAGATAAGGCGATCTCTCCTACTAATACATATGGTGCCTCTAAGCTTATGGCGGAGCGCCTTATTTCTTCAGCCCAGTATCACAGCGGTGCCAATGAAACAATATTTGCTGCTGTCCGTTTTGGAAATGTGATGGGCTCAAGAGGATCGGTTATTCCTTTGTTTAAATCACAAATTCGTACAAACAACGAAATTACTGTTACCGACATGAGTATGAGTCGTTTTATGATGACCGTGAATCAGGCAACTTCTTTAACGATGCGTGCGATGGAGCGAGCGCTAGGAGGAGAGGTATTTGTTTTGAAAATGCCGGTGATAAGCTTGGCTGATTTAGCCTCTGTTATTATTGAGGAAACTGCTGCAAAATTTGAGTTTGATCCAGCTACTATATCCATTCGGGAAATTGGGTTGCGTCCAGGGGAGAAAATGTATGAAGAGCTAATGACATATGAGGAAGCTACGGGTGCCCTGGAACTTCCGGATATGTTTGTTATTCCAAATGCATATGTAGGGCGGGAATATCGATACGAGGATGCAAAGCCAGCAGATAAGCAGAGTTATAGCTCATATGAAGTAGTTCCTTTAAGTAAACAAGACGTTAGAATACTATTGAGAGAAGAAGGATTACTTTAAAGATAATACTAGAAATACGAGGTAGCGCTATAATGAAAACGATTATTATTATTCAAGCCAGAATGGGATCTTCTCGTTTGCCAGGTAAGGTGTTGAAAGAGTTAGGAGATACAATAGTATTGGATTACGATGTTTCTCGCTGTCGAGAAATTCAGCCCATTCATGATGTGATTGTAGCCACCTCCCTATTAAGTCAGGATGATACGATAGAAGAGTGGTGTACTAAAAACGATGTGGCAGTATTTAGGGGTTCCGAACACGATGTTTTGTCAAGATATTATGAATGTGCAAAATTATACAATCCAGATCATGTGATTCGTGTAACATCAGATTGTCCATTTGTTGATTATAAATTTGCCAACTCTATTGTAAAACATATGCAACAGAACCCTGTTGATGTAGCGAGAATAGAAGGAGATTTACCACGTGGATTAGCTATTGAAATGCTGTCTTTTGATGCTTTGGAGTACATACATCGAAACGGTCATGAACCGAGACATCGAGAACACGTAACATATTACGCTTATGAATATGCAGATCAATTTACTTCTACATGGATTAGTGCACCAGTATCAATGCGACATCCACAACTTCGTATTACGCTTGATACTAAAGAGGACTATGCTCTTTGTCGGGCAATAGCTGAAAATTTTGTTGGTGATAAGTTAATATCTTCTCAGCAGGTGGTAGATTACTTGTTGGAAAATCCAGAGATAGCTAAATTAAATGCACATATTCAGCAAAAGCCGGTTATATAAAGACGTATGATAAAAGTGAAGTGTTTATAGAAAATCCCCTCACAGTTAGCAATGAGGGGATTAGTTTTTTATACAGCCCATGTTAATCGTTTACTAGGATACTATAGAATAAAGAGTCATGCCATTTTCCTTCTGACCAGTGTGTTTCCCGATGTTTTCCATCTTGAGTGAATCCTAACTGATCAAATAGCCTTTTCTTCGGTTCATCAAAGTCATAGATTTCAGCCCAGATTCTATGAAGGCCCAATTCTTCAAAACCGTACTTTACCAATAATTTTCCTGCATCAGGGGCAAAAAAATCATCAATATATATATTGTCTTTTCCAATATAAATTGAAAAATCTGCACTTTTGTTAACCCAGTCTATGTAACATAAACCACATGCACCGATTAATGAGTGTGTTTCCTGATCAATGATCGAAAACATCAAAGTATTTCGATCTTGCAGTACGACTCGCTCATACCACATGGTTTGATTTTCCATGCTTAACTCTCTGTACTCCCGAAAATAACGTCGATATTCAGGTTGGTTTCTCCACGTTAATAACTGTGGCAGATCTTCTTTTTCGATCGCCCGGAGGCAAACCTTTTCTGCTTTTAACATTTTTCCACCTCAAAGTCTGCAAGATACAATGCCTCGCCATGTTTTTTATTTGAACGTAGTTTCTTTCCGATTACACAATGTAGTTCGTAAGGCTCTAAAGCTCCTGATGGAGCTGGACGTAAGCATTCGATATCATCTTCGCTCAGTATTTCCCCTGCGTTCATGTCACGAGGTACACGTAAACAACGCCGTTGAAGTACAACCGTTTCTTCTTCATTTTTTTCTACTCGCTTTGTTCCATCCCCAAGTGAGAATTCAAGTTCGCGACTTCTATCTACCATTTCTCTCCACGTTTTTGGATTCATGGAAAAAGGATGGTCTGGGCCAATTCGATTGTTATCATCAGTAAAATGTTTTTCGATTACTCTTGCTCCTAATGCAATGGCTCCCAGTACAGTGGAATGTCCTGGTGTGTGATCGGAAAGTCCTAGTAATAATCCAGGGTATTTCTTCGTATATGTAAGTAACACATTAAGGTTTACATATTTGAAATTTTCCAGACTTCCTGTGTAATTTGTATTACATTGTAGTAAAATTAGCTGTTTATTAAGTCTGGTAACAGCTTCAATAGCTCGATCAACATCCTTCATAGTAGAAGCACCTGTTGCTAAAATAACAGGCTTCTCTCTTTGTGCCACTTGTTCGAGAAAATCTATCCAGGTAATGTCCCCGGAACCAATCTTATAAGCAGGTATATATTGATCTAATAGCGTCAGAGCCTCCGAGTCATATGGAGTTGTCATAAAGTCAATCTGGGCTTCCGCTGCCGTTTTTGCCAATTCTTCACTCCAAGACCGATTACATTCATATTGTTCAAATACTTCATACACACTTTTTTTCCAGGTAGCTTGGTGACTCCCATGCAAGCTAAGGCTTTTAAACCCGTAGTCGCTAACAATTTTTTCGGCCTTAAAATGTTGGAATTTTGCTGCATCAGCCCCGGCTTCTTTAGCAAGCCATATTAATTCCTTGGCGCGTTCAAGATCTCCATCATGGTTGGATGCAATATCAGCGATGAAATAAGAAGGAGAGTCAATGGATATTTTTCTTCCGTTAATATAAATAATATCTTGATACTTCATTAATAACGCCTCCTATACTCTGAAGCTAAGCTTTCGACTACTTGTGTTAAATTTGGGAGTGAGCGACCTAAAACTTTTTCGGTTTTTGATACCTCAAGCCCTAAACTCTCAGCGCGAACTACATTACATAGGGATGTTACACTCCCTATTGAAGTTCGATTTGTTAACGAAAAACCAAGTTGCTCGGCCAGTGCTGAAATAAACTGCTTTTTAGTTGACACTTCTTTGCTTGCAAGATTGATAGTACCCGTAATTTTTTTTGGTATTAAATCAAATAAGGCGGTAGAGAAGTGTGCAACATCAATGCTTGATGTGTAGAAGTCATCGAATAAAGTTAAATGTTCTCTTTCATCTTGGAATTTTTTAATTATTTCTTCCACAAAAGTAGGTTGATCTGGACGATCTCGAAAACCTACGATGTTAGTTCGTACTACTAGTGAATTTTGATAAGTTAAAGCAAAGAGTTCACCTACGTATTTAGTACGTGCGTATTCGTTTAATAATGAAATGGGGCTTGACTCATTATGCAAGAGGTTTTTATCTCCTGTATAATAATGATCGGTAGAAATTTGGATAAAATAAGCTCCTAATTTTTCCGCCTGTTTTGCTATAATACTAACTGCACGGCCATTTACTAGGTAAGCATAATCAGGTTTTTTTTCGCACAAGCTTAAATTAGTAATAGCTGCAGTGTTTATGATAACATCAGGGCGTACATACTCTATTTTTTCTTGTATATCAATATCGTTAGTAATCTCTATAGTAGTCTGTGATCCAGTTCTACTTGAGCCTATGCTTTCGATCCCTCTATAGGTTGCCTCTTTTATTAATGCCTGACCTAACATGCCTGTAGAGCCAATGATAAGTACCTTCATAACTCTTTTTCCTCCGAAATCTCATATGAGATGTATTATACATGCATTCTAGCTCTTTTTTATTTTGCCTGATTTTAAAATTTATCTCAATGATGAACCTCATTCATATAACGTAAAAATTAAGAATCTAATTCAATTTTGCTCTTGCACAACCGATAATAATTATAAATATAGTCATTGACAATATCGGAGGCGATTAAAATGCCAAATATGAGAATTACTGGAATGTCGGGGTTTGATACAGAAGGTACTGTGAAAAAGTTAATGGATGCTGAGCGTATTCCACTTAATAAAATGATGGGACAGCAGCAAGTTCTACGGTGGAAGCAGGATTTGTATCGTGACATTAACAAGAGTTTTGCTGCTCTAAACAGTGCTGTAGATAAGATGCGCTACGTATCAAGCTGGGGCTCATACAAAGTCTCATCTTCTAACAGTGGTGCAGTCTCGGTTACAAATGGAAGTGCAAATGGAGAAGCGACGCATTCAATAGAAGTAACACGTCTTGCGGAAACTGCTAAGAAGACAGGAACATCGCTTGCTACCCTTTCGACAAGTGATGTCATTCAAGGTAACATATATTTGGCTCCGCCTGCTACGTTGCCTGATTTTTCGTCACCTCGCTCTATGAGTGTAGCGTTTGGTGGAGTTACAAAAACGATCCAGATTACGAGCGCTGATAATGTAAAAGATACTGATACTTTACAATCAGCTTTACAAAGTAAACTGGATGCTGCTTTTGGAAGCGACGCTATCGCTGTTGATTTGAGTACAGGAAGTATTACCATGAAGCCGGGTGTAGCATTTGCTGCCTCTAAGCCAGGAATTAAAGTAATGAACTATGGAAGCGATGCGCTGGCAACTGAGCTCGGACTTGATGGTTTAACATCTAAAATTGAACTTACTACTAAAATTGAAGACCTTAGAAGTAAATTAGGTATTAGTAGCACTGTTGATATTGTTGGACAAAAGGATATTACGACTCTTGCTTCCAACTATTTTACATCTACATCCCCATCGCCGCGCCAGATGAATATAGAAATTAATAACATTTCGCACACAATCGATATCCCAAGTGACGGTAGTGTTACGAACGCAAATCTGGCAACATATTTGCAATCTCAGATTGAAAGTATACCTGGAGTTGGTGCGGGAAACGTAGCTGTTACGGAAGACCCATCTACTCATCAGCTTAAAATAAATACTGCGGGAGCACTGGCAGGCCAGAAGATCAAAATAGCGAACAGTGGAAAAGATACGCTAGCAGCAGACTTAGGACTGAATGGTCAGAGCAATTTTGATTTAACAGGAATTCAGATTAACGGGGCGAATATCCCTCGCGTATCCGCAGGACAATCCGTACAGTCGTTAATGAATGCCATTAGTGCTTCGAGCGCTGGTGTGCGACTTTCCTATGAAAATACAAATCAGACATTCTCGTTTACAAGCAAAGACTCCGGTGCTACGTCGATGGTTAATTTCTCTGGAAGTAATGGCGCAGGGCTCGATTTTCTAAACAAGATTGGAGTTTCACCAGCTACTTCCGTATATGGTCAGGATGCAGAAGTGAAAATCGATGGAATAACGATGACACGTAGCAGCAATACGTTTACACAGGATGGAGTTACGTATACACTTAACCAAGTTACAACGGGACCGGTTGGGGTGAATGTGCAGCAGGATACAGACGGGATATTTGAAAAAATCTCTGATTTTGTCACGAAGTATAATGATATGGTATCCCTTGTTTCTGGGAAACTTACAGAGAAAACAACATATCGTAAATATGCGCCTTTGAATGCTGACCAGAAGCAAGCGATGAAAGATACAGAGATTACGATATGGGAGGAGAAAGCAAAAGGCGGTCTGCTGCATAATGACTCGATGTTGAAGAGTGCTTTGGACGATTTGCGTTCTCGCGTGACAAGTCCAGTCTCGGGAACAAAGCCGGGAGATCCTAGCATGTTGTCACAGATCGGAATTGATACATCGAAAAATATGAGTGAAAGTGGAAAGCTAGTCATTGATGAAGAAAAGCTGCGTAAAGCTATCTCTGATAATCCTAGTGGTGTAATTGCTCTGTTTACAGCTAAATCATCTGTAAGTGACAAAAAATCTGAGCAATATAAGAGTGAAAGCGGGATTGCCGTTCGACTGTTTCAGAGAATCGACGTGTTTAATCATGGTATTATGGATGAAATCAATACTAAAATTGAGAACAAGTTGAATGCC includes the following:
- a CDS encoding glycosyltransferase family protein; its protein translation is MKTIIIIQARMGSSRLPGKVLKELGDTIVLDYDVSRCREIQPIHDVIVATSLLSQDDTIEEWCTKNDVAVFRGSEHDVLSRYYECAKLYNPDHVIRVTSDCPFVDYKFANSIVKHMQQNPVDVARIEGDLPRGLAIEMLSFDALEYIHRNGHEPRHREHVTYYAYEYADQFTSTWISAPVSMRHPQLRITLDTKEDYALCRAIAENFVGDKLISSQQVVDYLLENPEIAKLNAHIQQKPVI
- a CDS encoding GNAT family N-acetyltransferase, which produces MLKAEKVCLRAIEKEDLPQLLTWRNQPEYRRYFREYRELSMENQTMWYERVVLQDRNTLMFSIIDQETHSLIGACGLCYIDWVNKSADFSIYIGKDNIYIDDFFAPDAGKLLVKYGFEELGLHRIWAEIYDFDEPKKRLFDQLGFTQDGKHRETHWSEGKWHDSLFYSILVND
- a CDS encoding N-acetylneuraminate synthase family protein, producing MKYQDIIYINGRKISIDSPSYFIADIASNHDGDLERAKELIWLAKEAGADAAKFQHFKAEKIVSDYGFKSLSLHGSHQATWKKSVYEVFEQYECNRSWSEELAKTAAEAQIDFMTTPYDSEALTLLDQYIPAYKIGSGDITWIDFLEQVAQREKPVILATGASTMKDVDRAIEAVTRLNKQLILLQCNTNYTGSLENFKYVNLNVLLTYTKKYPGLLLGLSDHTPGHSTVLGAIALGARVIEKHFTDDNNRIGPDHPFSMNPKTWREMVDRSRELEFSLGDGTKRVEKNEEETVVLQRRCLRVPRDMNAGEILSEDDIECLRPAPSGALEPYELHCVIGKKLRSNKKHGEALYLADFEVEKC
- the csrA gene encoding carbon storage regulator CsrA, yielding MLVLRRKVGESIMIGEGIEIKVIAVQGDQVKIGIEAPQTVSVYRKEIYEAIQTENLQAKEGMEKINVDQLKKLGLSIAAQKNKK
- a CDS encoding SDR family oxidoreductase produces the protein MKVLIIGSTGMLGQALIKEATYRGIESIGSSRTGSQTTIEITNDIDIQEKIEYVRPDVIINTAAITNLSLCEKKPDYAYLVNGRAVSIIAKQAEKLGAYFIQISTDHYYTGDKNLLHNESSPISLLNEYARTKYVGELFALTYQNSLVVRTNIVGFRDRPDQPTFVEEIIKKFQDEREHLTLFDDFYTSSIDVAHFSTALFDLIPKKITGTINLASKEVSTKKQFISALAEQLGFSLTNRTSIGSVTSLCNVVRAESLGLEVSKTEKVLGRSLPNLTQVVESLASEYRRRY
- a CDS encoding UDP-N-acetylglucosamine 4,6-dehydratase family protein: MNSFFTDKKVLIIGGTGTIGQSLLKRLLLQNPSVIRIFSRDEHKQFELQQQMNEFHNIRYLIGDVRDAARLERAMQGIDYVFHVAAMKHVPACEYNPFEAVQTNIVGTQNVIQAALNSGVKRVVFTSTDKAISPTNTYGASKLMAERLISSAQYHSGANETIFAAVRFGNVMGSRGSVIPLFKSQIRTNNEITVTDMSMSRFMMTVNQATSLTMRAMERALGGEVFVLKMPVISLADLASVIIEETAAKFEFDPATISIREIGLRPGEKMYEELMTYEEATGALELPDMFVIPNAYVGREYRYEDAKPADKQSYSSYEVVPLSKQDVRILLREEGLL
- the fliW gene encoding flagellar assembly protein FliW, whose product is MTRSLQSSLYGELEYNDQDVYHFEDGVPGFPHLREFLLITVEESPFTVMHAINEDTSFFLINPFTRYEGYEVQIPNAAKKQLKIENLEDVALYSIVVLREPLEDSTANLAAPVILNTKGKLGAQVSLDAPQFSIRTPLFENIPQVSVGKEGK
- a CDS encoding flagellin, which gives rise to MIINHNLNAMNAQRQMSINIGSAGKDIEKLSSGLRINRAGDDAAGLSISEKMRAQIRGLNQASRNSQDAISLIQTAEGALNETHNILQRMRELAVQGANDTNVTADRSAIKSEIDQLNSEITRISQKTQFNEQNLLTGSFASKNFQIGQNKGISITLSIGDMSATALGVNAVAVDTHANAADAISTINSAIKTVSQERSKLGANQNRLEHTISNLDNASENLQAAESRVRDTDMAKQMMSFTKNNVLTQAAQAMLAQANQAPQNVLQLLR
- a CDS encoding motility associated factor glycosyltransferase family protein; the protein is MFWKKNVTLLKRKSVALYQEVCRHSIDETVYQVMESSNKEAYTVQIRQQRYDRKQYFFLHSKYHPYKEAVAFAEGNYNAQPEELVLYGFGLGYHVIEVGKRLQGNQRLSVFDINLDIFCLAMHYVDLESVFIHPNIILCVSEDGQEVAGQLRSVLHNQSKLMLHMPSVRAMPDQYEKLRFVLEDWNIQQSARSDYFELIQANYRENRMNQHSNVSSLFGSLQGKPIVIVSAGPSLNKNGHLLAQVKEKAFIFAVGSALKPLLRMGVTPDMFCIMDPQQITYKQIEGYENLDIPFVYLDSVHPYTVEKYQGPKYVASSDISDVPDTQKVQYGGSVATAVMDMAIRFGGNPIVFVGQDLAYTNNEHHADGSMYGEEKYIEPVSTMRKVKGQNGEWLYTRMGLLSFKHWIENKISDHPSLTFINATEGGALIEGCEHISLQNFISLYCDR
- a CDS encoding motility associated factor glycosyltransferase family protein, which encodes MLGKNLEMLQKHYPDLHQSVVSFKKTGKCVEEKSKNGMTNLQYTSDDGIKIMLHSQYDPAREAKMWVNNVILDKEDSLVIIGLGLGYYLPYLRERYSEKKLIIIEPDLEVFYHALKIQDLSTYFADDNIVFLVEHIPYMIATSLQGYVQSHKIKEFYISELPIYRRVYGEYIKNVYRDIQEQIRTITINMHTEILFSKQWLSNLFKNLPSMTSFPSVKKLAGNFKGVPAVIVAAGPSLEKNMHILKQIYDRALIISVGSSANILERNGIIPHIVMGVDGGEGEANIFENLTNHSPLFVYANTVHHRAIESYNGKKMWLIMTVEKVMPQLDKQLDGENPVIQSGPSVANIALAFADYLQCSPIMLIGQDLAYTNTKLYADGAVHQADPDLVEKFKSNSSYVKMKGINGEDIYTKKPFLSMKKWFEDYVTIFERNTNIYNCTEGGLPIKGIPNYTFQHCVDEFCTRFYPIEEKIKKVYEEGEGLNKEKVSHLMGRIKEEIEEIVILSGERLKKLEKIKPDDLCFDKDFSDIIKVGEKIEQTFTYDSIIAHSVNWYLNFQTRHAYEQMEREKAQSTEEKRKSLLGDLLIQYAFIHDYIKLAKETIEEWE